The DNA segment TGGTATTGAGGATTCAGGTAAAAAGCAATAAAGATCACCACAAAACTATCAATACATTGGGAAACTACAGTTGAACCCGTTGCCCGCAGCCATAATGCTTTATCTCCTGTCACCTTTTTTATCTTATGAAAGATAAGTACATCGGCAATCTGTCCGATCAGGAAAGCAATGATAGAACCTACAATGATCCACATCCCCTGTCCGAATATCCCCGCAAAAGCAGCATTCATATTGAGTTGATGTCCCTGAATATTCTGGTTTACCCAAAAGTCTGATGGCGTCAGTTTCATCGCCGCACCTACAATAAAAAAAGCATACGCGATCAGTACTGCGGTTAAGATCGACAGGAATCGTACCTGCCGGACTCCAAAATATTCATTGATGATGTCTGTCATGATGAAGATCAGTGGCCAGGTCAATACGCCTGCAGACATGTTAAAGGAAAGGTTGGGTACGCCCAATAAATTGATGTCAAACTGCTTGATGCCAAGCGTTCCCTCGACCGTAAATATTTTTACTCCGATAAATTCTGAGAGAATGGCATTGGCGACAAAAAAAGAGCCTAAAACGAGCAGCAACCTGCTTTCTTTTGTTTTAAAAGTCATAGCAGGATGAAATTATTAAATAAATCTGATATAAGAGGATAAATATTATTTCTATTTTCGTTGTCACATGATATCTACTCAATCAAAACTACCTGGAACAGGCACGAATATCTTTTCGGTCATGTCCAAATTAGCCGAAGAACACAAAGCAATTAATCTTTCCCAGGGATTTCCTGATTACGATTGCGATCCTAAACTAATTGAATATGTAGCGGATGCAATGAAACAAGGATTTAATCAATATGCCCCGATGACTGGCCTTCCGGTCCTAAGGGAGTTGATTTCTGAAAAGATGAACAGCCTTTATGGCGCAGACTACCATCCTGAAACGGAAGTTACCGTTACCGCAGGTGGTACACAAGCGATATTTACCGCTTTAAATGCTTACATCAATGCCGGAGATGAAGTGATCATCTTTGAGCCTGCATACGACTGTTATGCACCCACGATCAAAATGCTTGGTGGTTTGGTAAAGCCTTATCAACTCGCCCCGCCAAATTACGAGATCGATTGGGAAATGGTCAAAAAGCTATTTTCTGCCAATACCAAAATGATCATTTTAAATAGCCCTCAGAATCCAACGGGCTGTGTTTTATCAGAAAAAGACATTAAGGCGCTCATTAAACTGACCAAAAACACCGACATCATGATTTTGAGTGATGAGGTTTATGAACATATTATTTTTGACGGTAAAAAGCACCAGAGTGTAGCTTTATACCCTGAACTTCGGGAAAGAAGCTTTATTGTGGCCTCTTTCGGCAAGTTACTCCATACTACCGGCTGGAAATTAGGCTATTGTCTTGCCCCTGAAGCCTTGATGAAAGAGTTCAGAAAAGTACATCAGTTTAATGTATTCAGTGTGAATACTCCAATGCAGCTGGGCGTAGCAAAGTACCTGAAAGATCCGCAGAGTTATCTTGGATTATCGGCTTTCTTCCAGCAAAAACGCGATTTGTTCCGTTCCCTGCTTGCCGAAACTAAGTTTAAATTATTACCTTGCAATGGTTCTTATTTCCAATGCGTTAGCTATGAGCACCTCAGCGATGAAAAAGATGTCGCCATGGCCGAAAGGTTAATTAAAGAGTATGGCGTAGCTTCTATCCCCGTTTCTGCCTTCTATATCCGGAATACGGACCATCATGTTTTACGTTTTTGTTTTGCTAAAAAGCAAGAAACTTTGGAAAAAGCCGTTGAAAGACTAGTTAAATTATAATTTACATCCCCTTAAATTAGAATAATGGAAAGTCCAGATTACCTGAATATTAAAAACCTGAAGATCACCATATTTCAGGCCTACCTATTTTGGGAAAATATTGACAAGAACCTTCAGAACTTATCCTTGAGATTATCCTCGGGTGTTAAAGAAAAAACAGATCTGATTATTCTTCCTGAGATGTTCAATACCGGATTTAGCATGAATGCGGAGGCACTTGCTGAAGAGATGGGAGGAAAAACCATGCAATGGATGAACGAAATTGCACAGAAATACGAATGTGTGGTTACCGGAAGTCTGATCATTAAAGAAAACGGACATTATTATAACCGCATGATCTGGATGCTTCCGGAAGGCGGATACAGTCATTACGACAAACGACACCTCTTTGGTTTAGGGGAAGAAGATAAAACCTATACCCCTGGCAATGACAGAGTCATCGTGGAATTAAAAGGCTGGAAAATCCGCCTTGCGATCTGCTATGACCTTCGCTTCCCGGTTTGGTTGCGCAACCAGAATGAAGAATACGACATCCTGTTGTTCGTTGCCAGCTGGCCGGATAAACGCGCCATACATTGGAATGCATTGATTCCTGCCCGTGCAATCGAAAACCAAAGTTATGTGATCGCCGCTAACCGCGTAGGCCATGATGGCAAAGAAGTGTACCATAGTGGTCAATCCCAATGTATCGATCCTA comes from the Pedobacter sp. FW305-3-2-15-E-R2A2 genome and includes:
- a CDS encoding nitrilase family protein, with protein sequence MESPDYLNIKNLKITIFQAYLFWENIDKNLQNLSLRLSSGVKEKTDLIILPEMFNTGFSMNAEALAEEMGGKTMQWMNEIAQKYECVVTGSLIIKENGHYYNRMIWMLPEGGYSHYDKRHLFGLGEEDKTYTPGNDRVIVELKGWKIRLAICYDLRFPVWLRNQNEEYDILLFVASWPDKRAIHWNALIPARAIENQSYVIAANRVGHDGKEVYHSGQSQCIDPMGKTVYYKPEDEDLYTFSIGYEELVKTRQSFPFLKDADNFSII
- a CDS encoding methionine aminotransferase, which encodes MISTQSKLPGTGTNIFSVMSKLAEEHKAINLSQGFPDYDCDPKLIEYVADAMKQGFNQYAPMTGLPVLRELISEKMNSLYGADYHPETEVTVTAGGTQAIFTALNAYINAGDEVIIFEPAYDCYAPTIKMLGGLVKPYQLAPPNYEIDWEMVKKLFSANTKMIILNSPQNPTGCVLSEKDIKALIKLTKNTDIMILSDEVYEHIIFDGKKHQSVALYPELRERSFIVASFGKLLHTTGWKLGYCLAPEALMKEFRKVHQFNVFSVNTPMQLGVAKYLKDPQSYLGLSAFFQQKRDLFRSLLAETKFKLLPCNGSYFQCVSYEHLSDEKDVAMAERLIKEYGVASIPVSAFYIRNTDHHVLRFCFAKKQETLEKAVERLVKL
- a CDS encoding queuosine precursor transporter is translated as MTFKTKESRLLLVLGSFFVANAILSEFIGVKIFTVEGTLGIKQFDINLLGVPNLSFNMSAGVLTWPLIFIMTDIINEYFGVRQVRFLSILTAVLIAYAFFIVGAAMKLTPSDFWVNQNIQGHQLNMNAAFAGIFGQGMWIIVGSIIAFLIGQIADVLIFHKIKKVTGDKALWLRATGSTVVSQCIDSFVVIFIAFYLNPQYHWSWQMVAAIGLVNYTYKFIVAILMTPILYLVHGIIDGYLGKDLAQRMIKMAGR